Part of the Terriglobia bacterium genome, GTCATGGAAATCCGTTCGCGTTGGACACAGGACAATCTCTATCTCTTGTTCATTTGCGCCTTTGATTTTCTTTATCTAAAGCCGGATCCTAATCCCGCTCAGGAAACGAATCGTCTTTGGAATTGGGATGTTGCGGAAGCTTTCATTGGCGACGATTTCAAAGACATCAATCGTTATAAAGAATTCGAGGTGTCTCCCCACGGCGAATGGGTTGACTTGGATATCGACCGGGACAAATCCGGCGGCTCACCCGAGGGGTGGCGCTGGAATTCAGGCTTCAAGGTGAAAGCCCGGATCGATAATGCTAGGAAGATCTGGTATGCAGAAATGCGCATTCCCTTTCAATCGATTTCTCGGAATCCCGCTATGCCTGGACTGCAACTCCGAATCAACTTCTTTAGAACGCAGGGAAGTGGGCCAAATCGTCTACTGCTGAATTGGCGTCCCACCCATGCGCGGTCGTTTCATGTGCCGGCTGCCTTCGGCCTACTTCAACTTGCGCCAGAAGCTCAGTAGCTAGGACTAATTCGCGCGTTAACG contains:
- a CDS encoding carbohydrate-binding family 9-like protein produces the protein VMEIRSRWTQDNLYLLFICAFDFLYLKPDPNPAQETNRLWNWDVAEAFIGDDFKDINRYKEFEVSPHGEWVDLDIDRDKSGGSPEGWRWNSGFKVKARIDNARKIWYAEMRIPFQSISRNPAMPGLQLRINFFRTQGSGPNRLLLNWRPTHARSFHVPAAFGLLQLAPEAQ